A window from Schistosoma haematobium chromosome 1, whole genome shotgun sequence encodes these proteins:
- the EBNA1BP2 gene encoding putative rRNA-processing protein EBP2 (EggNog:ENOG410VCR3~COG:A~BUSCO:EOG091G0HC5), with protein sequence MSDSDSSCDVQEILACPGLYEEITHEKKHVYNKSALMNTLNSIRKNLPWIERLDVTCMAAPAQKDLDLDDLQHIDPDDDFKRENFFYCVAQAAVLIAIPQLHALDVPTKRPSDYFAEMVKTDDHMTKVKKYLIETKQKLALRERARQIRERRKFGKQVQQTVNQTRKEEKRKLTEAVKNTWKKTGINREEKLEQILNEFKKDYEPKNDKSNMKTSSSKSFHTAKDYANRRKINQKRVYKNNKYGHGGQKKRQKRNTSESVNIGARRDFSQLKHQATPNKAKQIRLNYRKLKQKHKKMTKKRG encoded by the exons ATGTCGGATTCAGACTCATCATGC GATGTACAAGAAATCTTGGCCTGCCCTGGGTTGTATGAAGAAATTACACATGAGAAGAAACATGTGTATAATAAG TCAGCTCTAATGAATACTCTCAATAGTATTCGAAAAAATCTTCCATGGATCGAGCGATTAGATGTCACATGTATGGCAGCTCCAGCTCAAAAAGATTTAGATTTGGATGACTTACAACATATCGACCCAGATGATGATTTTAAACGTGAAAACTTTTT TTACTGTGTAGCTCAGGCAGCGGTGCTTATAGCTATACCTCAGTTACACGCTTTAGATGTACCGACTAAACGTCCATCTGATTACTTTGCAGAAATGGTCAAAACAGATGATCACATGACAAAG GTTAAAAAATATCTAATTGAAACTAAACAAAAATTAGCATTACGTGAACGTGCTAGACAAATAAGAGAACGACGTAAATTTGGTAAACAAGTTCAACAGACTGTTAATCAAACACGTAAAGAAGAAAAACGTAAACTAACGGAAGCTGTAAAGAATACATGGAAAAAAACTG GAATTAATCGTGAAGAAAAACTAGaacaaatattaaatgaatttaagaAAGATTATGAACCGAAAAATGATAAGTCCAACATGAAAACATCATCATCAAAGAGTTTTCATACAGCAAAAGATTATGCAAATCGGCGAAA AATTAATCAAAAACgtgtttataaaaataataaatatggtCATGGTGGACAAAAAAAGCGTCAAAAACGTAATACATCTGAATCAGTTAATATTGGAGCACGACGTGATTTCAGTCAATTAAAACATCAAGCTACACCAAATAAAGCTAAACAAATTCGTTTAAATTatcgtaaattaaaacaaaaacataaaaaaatgaCAAAAAAACGTGGTTAA
- a CDS encoding hypothetical protein (EggNog:ENOG410V9VH~COG:S): MPSYEVISPQVACPTCSGAGYVRKDSRAEYVALIPLTDRRLRPRRICLKLFGSVVICSLVFILLLVFLFPRTISLRSSAYKLITISAIANMQDNLIDLTVINQINVSNPNFVPTTITKIIVSPKYRSVDLQETVNNSIQMLPLRSETLLNVTTKLLFEHKHFDVIFSYDRYLKIDGQGKEQDLVNFSKQIHV; this comes from the exons ATGCCAAGTTATGAAGTAATATCACCTCAAGTTGCTTGCCCAACATGTTCCGGAGCAGGCTACGTGCGTAAAG ATTCCAGAGCAGAGTATGTGGCTTTAATCCCTCTGACAGACCGACGTCTTCGGCCGCGTAGAATATGCCTTAAACTTTTTGGGTCTGTAGTGATCTGCTCCTTAGTATTTATACTTTTATTGGTATTTCTCTTTCCGCGAACAATCTCTTTGAGAAGTTCAGCGTACAAGTTAATTACGATAAGTGCCATTGCCAACATGCAAGATAATTTGATAGATCTCACAGTGATT AACCAAATTAATGTATCAAATCCTAACTTTGTTCCAACCACAATAACTAAAATAATTGTATCTCCAAAATACCGTTCAGTGGATCTACAGGAGACTGTTAACAATTCCATTCAGATGCTACCGCTTCGCTCCGAAACTTTACTGAATGTGACAACGAAGTTACTCTTTGAGCATAAACATTTCGATGTAAT ATTTAGTTACGATCGGTATTTAAAAATAGATGGGCAGGGAAAGGAACAAGATTTAGTTAATTTCAGTAAACAAATTCATGTATAA
- a CDS encoding hypothetical protein (EggNog:ENOG410V9VH~COG:S) — translation MPSYEVISPQVACPTCSGAGYVRKDSRAEYVALIPLTDRRLRPRRICLKLFGSVVICSLVFILLLVFLFPRTISLRSSAYKLITISAIANMQDNLIDLTVINQINVSNPNFVPTTITKIIVSPKYRSVDLQETVNNSIQMLPLRSETLLNVTTKLLFEHKHFDVIKLCLMKLPYFHDIYVTFTFHVSYTLLWQNFDAYLTIMPLVDCYPTNMNISNIET, via the exons ATGCCAAGTTATGAAGTAATATCACCTCAAGTTGCTTGCCCAACATGTTCCGGAGCAGGCTACGTGCGTAAAG ATTCCAGAGCAGAGTATGTGGCTTTAATCCCTCTGACAGACCGACGTCTTCGGCCGCGTAGAATATGCCTTAAACTTTTTGGGTCTGTAGTGATCTGCTCCTTAGTATTTATACTTTTATTGGTATTTCTCTTTCCGCGAACAATCTCTTTGAGAAGTTCAGCGTACAAGTTAATTACGATAAGTGCCATTGCCAACATGCAAGATAATTTGATAGATCTCACAGTGATT AACCAAATTAATGTATCAAATCCTAACTTTGTTCCAACCACAATAACTAAAATAATTGTATCTCCAAAATACCGTTCAGTGGATCTACAGGAGACTGTTAACAATTCCATTCAGATGCTACCGCTTCGCTCCGAAACTTTACTGAATGTGACAACGAAGTTACTCTTTGAGCATAAACATTTCGATGTAAT taaaTTATGTCTTATGAAATTACCTTACTTCCATGATATATACGTAACTTTTAC CTTTCATGTTAGTTATACATTATTATGGCAAAATTTTGATGCATATCTTACAATTATGCCATTAGTTGATTGTTATCcaactaatatgaatatatcGAATATAGAAACTTGA